CGAGTTCGATTACGCCCTGAACGCGGATGAAACTCGGGGGCTGCTCGCGGGCGGTCAATACACCGCGGTTGCCGTGGAATCCCCGCGCGTGACGATCAATCCAAATTTCGTCGGCTATGTCGGCGGCTACTATCAGTGGGATAACAACTGGAAATTCACCGGCCGGGTCGGAGTCCAATCATTCGGCGGCGGGCAGCTTCTCAACCGAACGGTGTTCGAACCTTTCACCCAGCCGCTCGTAAGGCTCGACCTCGACCGAATGGATGACGACGACAACCGCTTGTTCGGCGTGACGGCGCTGATCTCGTGGGTGCCGAAGCCGTCCTACCAGTTGACGGTGAGGACGCCGCTCTATCTGGTGAAGAACTAGCGCGGTCGCCCGCGCCGGAAAATTTGACACGTCGGGCAAATCACCGGCATATCTTCATCATCGCAAGACTATCAAAGCCCGCACCGGGGAACCGGCCGCAGGCTTGTTGGCTCCTGAATTGGACGTTGGGTTGCCACCACATTTCCCTTGTGCCGCCGCATTTCCGCGATCCTGTGTGTCGCGCTGGGCCAAGGGAAATTACGATGAATAAACCGCTCGTTGCCGCACTGATCGCAGCATCCCTCATATCGTTCGAGGCGCGAGCCCAGGAGCGGGCCGGAAGTGCCGCTCTCGGCGCGGTGTCGGGGGCCGTCGTCCTTGGGCCGGTCGGCGCGGTGGCAGGTGCATTCATCGGATATACCGCAGGACCGGCGATCGCGCGTTCCTGGGGAGTGGGGCGCTCCGGATCGCGATCACGGGCGCGACATGCCGCGCAATCCACTCCGGGAACGCAGCAACAGGCGGTCGCCCAGGCGAGTTTGCAGCCGCCGCCAGCCAGGACGGCGGGCCCGCGTCCGGCAAGGAACGCCGCGCCGCCGGTTCAGGGATTTGAATAGCAGCGTCGGCGGCACGGCGCCGTCCGCTTTCAGGATTTGACACGTCGGGCAAATCACCGGCATATCTTCATCATCGCGAGACTATCGAAGCCCGCGCCGGGAAACCGGCCGCGGGCTTTTTCAATCTGATTTTTTCAAACGGCCGGCGGTCGTACTCCACCGGCATGAGCCGTCTGCACAAAATCTCCTGAGATTATCGGCGATAGGTAATGAGGAGACACCCAAAAATTCCCGCCGGAAAGGCCATTAAAACGGAGCTGGCGCGTATTGCAGAGAATGTCGTAGCCAGGAGGGTTTGAACGCGCGCCCTTGGTCGGCGGCCTTAATAGACGGGGATGGAAATGCCATACGCTTGCGCGACGCAAGATCCACCGCAGCGTCAACGCAATCCCAAGCGATACACTGGCAGCTTCGGCTGTTCGACTTTACGCACCGGAAGACTTGCATCTCCATCCGGGAATTGCTTCGCAGCGTGCTCGCAATGACGCGCTTGAAGGAGTTTCTTGTGCTGGGCGTGCTCGCGAGTTGGTTTGTTGCTGCGGTTTCCTTCGTCAACGGCTCAGTTTTTAGGTACGCGGTCTTGTTCGTGGTCACGGCATACGCGCTAGCGATGCTTTTGATGGCGCTGTCGGCGCTAGTCCGGAGCGGGTGGAATAAGGAGTTAACACTCGGCCTTGAGAGGTGGTTCTTGCTGTGGGGGCCACCTGGGTTAGCGGCTGCATTTTCCGTTGCTCTCGTTGTTGATCTGATGAAATGCCAAAACCTTTGTAGTGCGTTTGATGATTGTCTATCGCTCGAGGCTTTCAAGTACCACGTTGCAATTTTCTTAATGGGCTTGATCAGGATCACGTTGCAGGTCTACGCAATCATAGGGCTTGCAGCTCTTTTCATCAGGTCGATCCAGATGGTTGAGAAATTCCGTAGGAGATGTCAGTGCCCACATACTTGCGAAGAGCATAAGATCGGAAAGATTCGATCCTAAAGGATACGCCAGACACAAAATTTTACTTTGAGAGCCAGAGGTTCTCCGACATTCCAAATTATCGAAGCCGCTACGTTCAAAACTATACCCAACTAAATAGTGTGGGCGCGCAAGAAGTAAGGAAATACCGTGCCCTAATCGATGCTGCGGCTGCGCGTTACTCGATCGACCCTGATATTGTGAAAGCCACTATTTACACCGAAGTATCTAGAGGCGTGATCTATGGGAAGCCTGCCGAGTGGCTGGGGAGGGCGCGCACATGGTATCCGGGAAATATCGATACAAGCTGGCAAGAATTGATCCCAGGATCGAACGTGCGTGATCCGAAAGACAATATTGAACTCACTGCAAAGCTCATCTCGCGGATTGCCAACCGGCTCGATGACCCCAGCATTGAGAATATCTATTCTCTGTACAACAGCCTGTCGCATGATCGAACGTACGTGAACAAGGAAACCAAGACGACGCCCTATTTTGCCAAGATGGCGTTGGAAGCGAAGGCGTGGGAGAAAGACAACTGGTCTTCTCCGGAATTCCCAAGCGCCAAAGATGCGCAGCGCGAGGTTCTTCCTTCTGAACGTCACGTCTTCGACAATCGTTTCGGATGGTGGGGCTCCTCTCCGGCAGGCGCCGCCATAACGCCTGCTCCCGACGGTTCGGATGCATTCGGCAACCGTTTCGGAAATTGGGGCACTGCCCCGGCGGGCGGTTTGGGCGATGCCCGTTCTCCGGTCTTGCGTGAACTGGAGAAGTACCGGAAATCTTCGGCTCCCGACGGTTCAGCACCGACTGCGGTACACGGCGCGCCTACGCCGGCGTTCCAACCGGATGCGGTATATTCGCCTGCTGGCGATTTCTTCGGAAATTTTCCGCGGGTTTCTGCTGGTACGACACCGGCACCCATCGCCTTCAACGTGCCAGGGCCGGCCGTTGGTACAGGCGCCGCCGACAATTTTGGTGCCGCCGGGAGGAGGCCCGTAGGTGTCCTCGGTAGTTTCATCGGAGATAGTCCCATCGTCGCTGCGGAGGTGAGGCCGCAGTTGCACGGCGTGAGCGCACCGGGTCTTTCGAACGAGGAAACCGCCTATGGCGATCAATCGGGAAATCTGCCTAGCGGGCCGCGGCCTGTGGGTTATCCGCGGCTACGGAGCCGCGTCGTCAGCCCTGCTTTCCCGGCCATCATGCCTCCCGATGCTGTTCCGCCGGATCCGCCAGAACCTGCGCCGCTGCTGGGGATCTTCAGCGGCAAGCCGATGGTGCCGCTTCCACATGAGTTCTGGGGCTTGCCGAAAAAATCCGGTGCGTCTTCCAACGACGCCTTGTTCGATCTTCTGGCTGGCCTCGCCTTGCGGAATCCAGCGTCGATTCCGCCGGACGACGATCCTCGCAGATTCGATCGCGACGACCAGATGCAGCCCTGGTTCCTCTAGCAGTCTGCTGAAAAACCCTGAGATGGAGAGTATTCTTGTTCTGGCCGGTCGTTGTTGGGGCGGCGCGGTGGAGTTGGATGTAATTTTCTAGTCTGGTGTTGGGTGTACCCTGACGCCGGGTGGCTAAGCGGCAAGCAGTTTGGGAATGCGGATCAGGTTATAGGCGATCAGATTGAGCAGGAAGTCGGCGGCGACGCGGCCGATGCCACGATGTTTGGTCTTGCGCATGGTGCCATGCTGCTTGCCCCATCCGAAAATGCACTCGACCATCGCCCGGCGCGATTGCGACATGCCGTACCCCGGATGCCGCGTGGTTCGTTCGTCGATGGCGCTGTTGCGGTTCTTGCCGGTTTTGGTGACGGCCTGGTTCTGTGTCACATGCGGCGTCACGCCGATGGCGCGAAGATTGGCGACGTGATCGGCCGTATCGTACGCCTTGTCCTCACCGACCGTGATGCGGCGGCCTGCGGCTTTGCGTCTCGCCTTCAGCATGGTCTCCGAAGCCCGGCGTTCGGCGGTGCCATTGGCATGCGTGACCCTGCCGGCCACCGCCAGCCCATGCCGGTTCTCCATGGTGGCGTGGCCCATATAGCAAAGCTTGGCCTCCCGGCCGGCCGCCTTGCGATAAAGCCTGCTGTCCGGGTCGCTGGTGCTCGCATGGGTGTCGTTCTTGCGCTTCTGGCCGTGGAAGTTGGCGCCATCATCATCGTCGCCGCTGCCGTCCTTGGGGCGAAAACTCTTCTGCGACGCCCAGGCTTCGATCAGCGTTCCGTCCACCGAAAAATGCTCATCCGACAATAGCGATTTGACCTGAGAATGGTTCAGAGATTTGACCTGAGAATGGTTCAGAAGCCTGGTCATGAACTTCGTGAACACATCCCCGTTCTGCAGCCGCTCCCGGTTCTTGGTGAAGGTGGTCGGGTCCCAGACCGGATCGTCCGGCGACAGCCCCACGAACCAGCGATACAAAAGATTGTAGTCCAGTTGCTCCATCAACTGGCGTTCCGAGCGGATGCCGTAGAACACCTGCAGCAGCAAGGCGCTCAGCAATTGCTCTGGAGGGATCGAAGGACGTCCCTCGCTGGCGTACAACCTCCCAAGGCTGCGGTTCAAATCACTCAAAACATCCCGGACAAGTTCCCGGACCTTCCGCAGCGGGTGGTTCGCTGGCACACGCCTGTCCGGCGCAATGTACGAAAACAGGCCGCCCTGATCCGTAAACCTGCCGCGCATGATCGCCTCCGCCGATTCGAGATGACAAAGTGAATCATCAAGCCCCCTCCGTGGCGAGGGGGTTCTTCAGCAGACTGCTAGAGGCGGAGCTAGCTGCGGATCGGCCGCCGCCTCTCGATCGGCGCCGCCGGAACTCCGCTTCATCGGTGTCCAAAAAATTTGACACGTCGGGCAAATCACCGGCATATCTTCATCATCGCAAAGACCAACAAAGCCCGCGCCGGGAAACCGGCCGCGGGCTTTCTTATCTTGAAGCGGGCTCTCTGATCTTGAATCCAAAGGTGGCCGTCCCGTATGAGTGGTGGCCAGTTTCTCCTGCACAGAATCTCCTGGGATTATCGGCGACAGCTGAGGAGGAGATGTGCGAAGATTCTTCACGAAGCAGGAAAGTTTGACGTCGTTCTGAAGTCATACCTGTTCTCCGGGATTGCCGCCGCCCCATGATATCCGCGACCTTGGATGGTAGTGGGGTTTGGCAGCGGGGAATTGAGATGTCGCGCTGGGTGCCAGGAGTTGGGCTGGGGAATACGGAAATGTCCGATCGCATCTTCTACGTTGCTGGGCGGGCGGCGCTTGGCGCGCTGTTTCTGTGCGTGGCGCCAGTGACGAGCGCACGCGGTGACTTCGGTTCATGTATTGCGAATGCTTCTGCGTATGTGGTTGAGCTGGATGATCTTCTTTTAAGAGAGGAGAACCGGCTTGCGCCGTATGACGATCTCAACGAGCGATCGTTTCCGCTGCACGATTGTGAGACGGATGCCTTGTTGGAAGTAGTCAAGCGATCGCGCTTCATTCGGTTGGTAGACTACCACCCGCCCACCAAAGAATACTTCATATATTTCTCAAACGACTACATGCGGGCCAGTTTCACGTATCTGGTTCCCGAGAAAAGATCGACTTTCAAGACCGCCTCACGGGTCCACAAGTAGCGAATCCCAGCAATGTCCGAAAAAATCTTCCTCACTTACACCAATGCCTCGGCGGTGCCTTATCAGGGCTCGGTGCTTGGCCATCATATTGTGCTGAACCACATCACCGTCAGCGTTGCAAGGCGGGATTTGATCTAGTCCGGATCAGCAGCCGCCGTCGTCCCGGCAGGAGGCAGCAGAATGTTTTCCCGAGAAATGGCAATTCGGATGTTGCTCATTGGCGCCCTTCTAGTAATAGCGAGGCTGGCGGTCGACCTCACCGCGGCTGCGGCTTATGTTTTTCCGGAATTCGACGTCGGGCAGAAAGATATCGCATTTGTCATCTTCATTCTCGCCGTACCGTGTGTCCTGATACTGGCTTTAGTTCGTCTCTTCCAGAAGCGGCTTGTCGAGGCCGGCGGCCTCTTGATCATCTGTTGTCTTCCATTCTCATTTGACGAAACCCTCAACCGGCAATTCTGGAAATTCCGAATCCACAAATCAGATTACCAGTCGATCATGCAGTCAGATCCTGGGCCGCCACCTAAATATCGAGTCTTCAATTGGGGCAATCGAAATACTCGATTAATGGGCGGCGGCGTCCTTTTCGAGGCCGTCGTGTACGACGAGTTTGACAACATTGCATGGTGGTCGCCAGAATGGGGCGGACTCAGGTCAAGTCCATCGCCCGAAGATCGGTAGATCACCATGCCTTCCGCTTATCCGTCGTGCAAACGGCGTACTGAGCCTTTTGGCGATCACTTCTATTACGTTTCCGAGGAATGTTGACCGCCACGGAATGGTAGGATCGACGCCTTCAGCGCGTGGTCGCAAGATCTGTCGAGCGAAGCCAGGATGAGAGCAAATATGCAAAGTCATTTTTCAGCTTTGGGTCCAGTTCATGCCGCGCATTGATGGCCTCACATCTCGTCAGCAATGGATGCTCTATCCGGTTTATGCTGCGGCTGTGTTATCTTGCCTGGGGACGGTGCTCTTTTTCATAAGCCTGAATGATACCCGCAATTTCATTGGTGAAAAGGGCGTGGAGTACTGCTGGATGTACGGAAGCTTTGAGCGGTATCTATTCATCAATCTGGCGTCAATCGGTGAAGCATAGGAGAGTTGCTGGGTCTGCATTGGCTCGCGCAACGAAACTACTTGTTCATCTATCTAATCCTCTGGGCAGCCTGGCTGCCTGGCTGCTTGGCGAACCATTGCTGTCGTTATTGTATTGTTAGTTTGGCGTGAAGGAGTGAGCGATGGCGGATCGAAGCGTTTTTGACGGCTACTCCCTGACGCTTTATCGTTCTGATGGCTCGGTTGTGGGGTCGTGGCCGGCCATTTCGGGCAGAAACGGAAATCAAAGGCCAAGCGATCAGAATCTGCCATTCAAGGGGCCGCTTACCGAAGGAACATATTCTTTCTCGACCGTGGTTCGTTCAGCGGCAGCGATAGGCGAAGATCTGCCTTCAGCCGTTTGACGTCGGTGTCATCGAAGCCCGGAAGATTCCGTGGAGCCCGTTCGGTGATGGGCCTCGCGAATTTCCGAGGTTGTCGTCAGGTACCTTCCTCGATATCGCCCGGCTCACCTGCACTGCGGCTCGCAAAGAGAGTTTGACACGTCGGGCAAATCACCGGCATATCTTCATCATCGCAAAGACTAACAGAGCCCGCGCCGGGAAACCGGCCGCGGGCTTTTTCATTCTCTGACTTCCCGAATCGGACGGCGGCCGCACGTCATGGCGCCACATCCTCCCATGCACCGCTGCCAGAAGCGTCGCAAGCGGGCCGCCGTCCGAGCCTTGGTGATCTTTGGATGATCCGTTCGGACATGCATCTTTCGTTTCGGATCATGTTCATTTTTTGCCGGCACGCGCGAACGCGCCGGCACGCGGCGTGGCAAGAGCCCACGCTCGCACGCGGTCCCGCCGCGACGATCCACTATGCGGATCGCGTCTGGGATACGGTTCGCGCCGGAAATGATTGCATCAGCGATCATGCCGCACATTTCATTCATACCGAGGCAGGAGGCTGCATGACCGCATATCTGATAGCGCTCGCACTGGCGGGTCTCGTCACCATCGCGGTGTGGGAGGGATTCCAGTGAGTGCCGAGATTATCCAGTTCATGCCGCGACCTAAACACAACCGCGCGCCGGTCGGCTTTCCCAAGCCGGTCCTTCACTCAACCGCAAGGCCCGAAGATCGCGCCGAGGATCATGCCGACACGTCGCCTTGCGAAGATGTCGGGACAAATCCCGAAGAAATCCGGTTTGAAGATGGCCAAAGCACTCACCGAAATCCGCTCGCTGGCGCGAAGCCACACCCGAACCGCGCTCAACGTGCTGGTCGGCGTCATGCGCAGCAAGGATGCCACAGCAGCGGCGCGCGTCTCCGCGGCCAACGCCGTTCTGGATCGCGGCTGGGGTAAGGCGCCTCAGGCGCATCAGAACGGCAACGACGGCGCGTTTGAACTGATCCACAGAATCGAGCGTATCATTGTCCATCCTGAAAATCCCGACAGCTAAGGTCTTCGAGCCGCTGCTTGCGCCCGCCCGTTACAAAGGGGCATACGGCGGACGAGGCTCGGGAAAATCGCATTTCTTCGGTGAATTGCTGGTCGAGACCTGCCAGGCCGAGCGCGGCACGCTGGCGGTGTGTATTCGCGAAGCGCAAAGGACGCTGGCGCAATCTTCCAAGCGGCTGATCGAAAGCAAGATTGCTCGCCTGGGCCTCGGTCACCAATTCCGGGTATTCAGCGACAGGATCGAGACGCCCGGCGACGGCGTTATCATCTTCAGGGGCATGCAGGATCACACCGCCGAGTCGATCAAGTCGTTGGAAGGTTTTGGCATCGCCTGGATCGACGAGGCACAGAATTTGAGCGCGCGGAGCCTTTCCCTGCTGCGGCCGACGATCCGCGCCGAAGGCTCCGAGCTGTGGGCGAGCTGGAATCCGCGGCGAAAATCGGACGCGATCGACGATTTCTTCCGGGCGAGGGAGCCTGCGGGCGGAATCCTCGTCAACGCCAACTGGCGCGACAACCCCTGGTTTCCTTCCGTGCTGGAAGACGAACGCAAACTGGACCTGTCGCGCTATCCCGACCGTTACGATCATATCTGGGAGGGCGATTATGTGAGGGCATTCGAGGGCGCCTATTTCGCGCAGATGCTGTCGGAGGCGAGGGCGCAGGGCCGGATCGGAAAGGTCTCCGCCGATCCGCTGCTGCCGCTGCGCGCTTTCATCGACATCGGCGGCTCCGGCGCCACCGCGGATGCCTTCACGATCTGGATCGTGCAGTGGATCGGCGCAGAATTGCGGGCCGACTTTCAGCATCTGCGGCGGTGGCGAAAAAGCGTGGAGCAGGCGCAGAGTTATACATTCAAGGCCATGATCACGGTGATCGTCACCGGCTTTGTCGGAGCGGTGTGGCTGGGGATCAAAGCCATGCTCGGTAAGTGACCTCGACGTTCGTCCGGAAAATCAGCCGGTGTTGCTCCGTCTCCAAACTCCGGGATCACGCTATTTCTGTGTCGCAAGAGCGTAGAGGTAGGCGAGGATCGCATCGACGTCCTCGTCGGAAAAATCGATCTGCGGCATCGCCCTGTGTCTGGAAACCATGCCCTCCTTCAGTTCGGCCTGCAGTTCTCGCGGCGCAAACCGGGCATAGATATCGCGCATCGGCGGGGCCTGCTTGAGCGGGCTCTCGCCAGCGGCTTCGATGGCATGGCAGCGACCGCAATTTTGCTGAAGGATGGCCTTACCTCTATTCCTCAGCCCGCTGGAATCGGCGGCTTCCGAGCTGGCGGACAAGCCCAAAAGGAATCCAACGGCCAGAATCCTGGCCTGATTGGCGAGACACGGTGTCATGTGTGGAGCCTCCCTCGTCCGCATTGTCGTCATAATAGCGAAACCGGGCAAGAAGACTATATTTTGAGGCCCCCTGTCGAATCTTTCGGAGATGGGGAAGCCGCACCTTATCCTCCATCAGGGTGCTCGCACTTTCGACATCATCAACAACCTGTCCTCCGGGCGTCTCGGGCTTTGATGCAAGCGCGACGCCGGATTCGACGCGGGTTGGAGCAAAGTTACTTCAGAGGCCGAGGTTTGTGGAGGACTGGCCAATGTACAGGATACGTGAGGTCGACGGGCACGACGATGAAGTCGCGGATACGCTAACTGACCTGCACCGCCTAACGTTCTTTGATGGCGCTTCGATGCCGGAATTCGATCTCGGGCATTGGTGGCTCGGCTTTCACGAGGCGATCCCGATCGCGTTTGCCGGCATGGTTCCATCGACGCGCGCTCACAATTCAGGATATTTCTGCCGGATCGGTGTCTTGAAGAAGCACCGTGGCAACGCGCTTCAGTTGCGGCTGACGCGTGCATTGGAGTCACGCGCTCGTCGCAATGGATGGAGTTTTGTGGTCTCGGATACCACTGACAATCCTGCCTCTGCCAACAACCTCATCCGTGCCGGCTATCGGCTGTATCAGCCATCATATCCATGGGGTTATCCGAACACGCTGTATTGGCGCAAATCTATCAGATAGGGACGCGGACGGTGCGCGTCTTCCGCAACTGCACGTTCCGCCCGGTGGCCTGACGGCCATCGGGCGGTTTTTGCTTTGGCTCACAGCCACGAGGGCTGGCCGGGTGCGTCCACTCCCTGACTTTGCTGCACGGCAAAAATGCGGCCGTCGCAAAAAGTTCATACGCGACCTATACTTGGTGACTTCGTGAGTACTGTTGAAAAAATGCCTCTTTGGAAATCGGAGCCATCCGCATGAAGACCGCCCGTTTTGTCCTGACATTGCTCGTGCTGTCGCTGGTGGCGCCGCTGCAATCTGCCAAGGCGGCTGACGTCATCTGCTACAATTGCCCGCCGGAATGGGCGGATTGGGCCTCGATGCTGAAGGCGATCAAGGCCGATCTCAGCTACGATATTCCCCACGACAACAAGAACTCCGGTCAGGCGCTTGCGCAAATTCTGGCCGAGAAGAGCAATCCAGTCGGCGATATCGGCTATTTCGGCGTCACCTTCGGCATGAAAGCAAAGGCCCAGGATGCGCTGGAGCCCTACAAGCCCGCCAAATGGGACCAGGTTGCTGCCGGATTGAAGGATGCGGACGGTTACTGGACCACCATTCATTCCGGCACGCTCGGCCTGTTCGTCAACAAGGACGCGCTGGGCGGCAAGCCGGCGCCGGCCTGCTGGAAGGATCTGCTGAAGCCGGACTACAAGGGAATGGTGGGCTATCTCGATCCATCGTCGGCTGCCGTCGGATATGTCGGTGCCGTCGCGATCAACATGGCGCTCGGCGGCTCCGCGGCCAATTTCGATCCCGCCATCACCTTCTTCAAGGAGCTCCGAAAGAACGATCCGATCGTGCCCAAGCAGACCTCCTACGCCCGTGTCGTTTCCGGCGAGATGCCGATCCTGCTGGACTATGATTTCAATGCCTATCGCGCGAAATATTCGGAGAAGGGGAGTTTCGAGTTCGTGATTCCGTGCGAGGGATCGGTGACATATCCCTATGTCGTCGGCCTCGTGAAGAACGCGCCAGACAAGGACAAGGCCAAGAAGGTGCTGGACTATCTCTTGTCCGACAAGGGACAGGCGATCTGGACCAATGCTTATCTTCGTCCGGCGCGGCCGATCGAATTGCCGGAGGCGGTCAAGAAGAAATTCCTGCCGGACAGCGACTATGCCCGAGCGAAGAATGTCGACTGGGGCCAGATGGAAACGATGCAAAAAGGCTTCGTCGACCGCTATCTCGCCGAGGTCCGCTGATGCAGTATGGTGCCCCGTCTTAGGGGTTCCATTGGTTCATGCCGAATAGGTTCTTCGTCTGGCTGTGTTTGCTGCCGCTTGCCGTGCTGACGGCGGCGTTCTTTCTGCTGCCGATGGCAAGGCTGGTGGTGACGGGCGCCGAAGGACCGCAAGGAATGGCCGGATACCTGGCCATCCTGGCCGAGCCGCGCTACCGGGCCACACTGATCAACACCGTTCTGCTGGCGGCTGCGACCACGATCGTGACGCTCGTCATCGCGACCATTGCGGGCATGTTTCTGCAACGCCATCGCTTTCCCGGCCGGGCTGTGCTGATTGCGATGCTGACCTTTCCGCTGGCGTTTCCCGGTGTGGTCGTCGGTTTCCTGATAATTCTGCTCGCCGGACGACAGGGCCTGATCGGCGATTTCTCAAACCGCATGTTCGGCGATAAACTGGTCTTCGCCTATTCGATCTACGGGCTTTTTCTCGGCTATCTCTATTTCTCGATCCCGCGCGTCATCCTCACCATCATGGCGGCAGTCCAGAAACTCGACGTCGGCCTCGAGGAGGCCGCGCGCTCGCTTGGCGCGAGCCCCTGGGCCGTGCAGCGTGATGTGGTGTTGCCGGCACTTGGGCCGGCTTTCCTTGCCTCCGGCGCGATTGCCTTTGCGACCGCGATGGGCGCATTCGGGACGGCGTTCACTCTGGCCACCAATATCGATGTGCTGCCGATGCTGATCTACACCGAGTTCACGCTTGCCGCGAATTTCGCGACATCGGCTGCCTTGTCGGTCGGGTTGGGGATCATCGCCTGGGCGATCCTAGCGCTTGCCCGTTCTTTCAGCGGCAGCGCGGTCGCGGCGGCTGGATGACACCATGCGTGATTGCCTGATATTTGTCGGCCAGCTCCTGTTCACACTGCTCGTCGCCGCATTCCTGGTAGTGCCCGCGATTCTGTCGATTTCCGCCGGAGTCACGGTGAATTATTTTCGCGGCATCCAGTCGGGGGTAACGCTGCAATGGGTATTTCAGGTCTGGGATTTGTATGCCGGCACCATTCTGCTGTCGTTCCTGATCGCATTCGCAACCCTTGCCGTCACGCTGATTGCAGGAGTACCGGCAGCCTATGCATTGCACGTGCGGGGAGGGCGCCTCTCGCGCATCGTCGAGGAAATCATCACGCTGCCGCTGGCGATTCCCGGGCTCGCGATCGCGCTGGCGCTGCTGTTCACCTATCAGGGCTTCAGCGATTTTCGCCGCTCGTGGCTGTTTATCCTCACCGGACATGTCATCTTCACGATGCCCTTCATGGTGCGGTCCGTGATGGCGGTATTTGCAACCGTCGACATCAAGACGCTCGACGAAGGCGCGGCATCGCTGGGCGCGTCGCCCTGGCGGCGCTTTTACGACGTCATCGTCCCCAACGCCGTGCCCGGCATTCTGGCAGGCAGCTTGATGGTGGTGACGCTCTCGCTCGGTGAATTCAATCTGACCTGGATGCTGCACACGCCTTTGACAAAGACGTTGCCGATCGGCCTTGCCGACAGCTATGCGTCGATGCGCCTGGAAGTGGCGTCGGCCTATACACTGATTTTCTTCGTCATGATCATTCCGCTGCTTGTCGCGATGCAGATGTTTGCCGATAAGGAGCAGCAAAGATGAGTTCAACTGCCGGGCATGGCGCGTCGGTGCGCATCGAAGCCTGCGGCAAGACGTTTGCCGATGGCACGCGTGCGCTCGAGCCTGCGACCCTCGACATCGCCCGCGGCGAAACGCTGGTACTTCTCGGCCCCTCCGGCTGCGGCAAGACCACTATGCTGCGCATCATCGCCGGGCTTGAATTACCGGATGCAGGCGGCCGGGTCCTGTTTGACGGTAATAACATGACGTCGGTGCCGATCGAGCGGCGGAACGTCGGCATGGTGTTCCAGTCCTACGCGCTATTTCCCAATATGAGCGTCGCCGACAATATCGGCTATGGCTTGAAAATCCGGGGCATGGCGAAGGAGGAGCGCGCATCGCGCGTCGCTGAACTGGTGGCGCTGACCAACATCTCCGGATTGGAGAACCGCCGCGTCGACCAGCTTTCCGGCGGTCAACGCCAGCGCGTCGCGCTGGCGCGCGCGGTCGCGATCCGGCCGGGCATCCTGCTGCTCGACGAGCCGCTTACCGCGCTTGACGCCGCATTGCGTGACCGTCTGCGCGGCGAACTCAACCGGCTGCTGCGTGCGCTCGGCATCACCACGATCTATGTCACTCACGATCAGTCCGAAGCCATGGAGCTCGGCGACCGAATTGTCGTCATGCAGAAGGGGGCGATTGCCCAGATCGGCTCGCCGCGCGAGATCTATTTCAGGCCAAGGAATCGCTTCGTGGCTGAGTTCATCGGCGCTGCAAACATCATCGAGGCCCCGGTCGAGGACGGCCGTCTCATGCTGCCGGGTGGACGACAACCGATCGGCGGTGACGCAAGGCATGCGGCCGCGGTCGCCATGATCCGCCCTGAGACGATCCGGGTCGTCGAGGAGGGAGCGGCGCCACTCTCGGGGACCATCGACAGCGTCAGCTTCATTGGCGATCGGCAACGCATGGTGATCCGCGGGGCATCTG
The genomic region above belongs to Bradyrhizobium sediminis and contains:
- a CDS encoding DNA-directed RNA polymerase subunit N, with translation MNKPLVAALIAASLISFEARAQERAGSAALGAVSGAVVLGPVGAVAGAFIGYTAGPAIARSWGVGRSGSRSRARHAAQSTPGTQQQAVAQASLQPPPARTAGPRPARNAAPPVQGFE
- a CDS encoding IS5 family transposase; protein product: MRGRFTDQGGLFSYIAPDRRVPANHPLRKVRELVRDVLSDLNRSLGRLYASEGRPSIPPEQLLSALLLQVFYGIRSERQLMEQLDYNLLYRWFVGLSPDDPVWDPTTFTKNRERLQNGDVFTKFMTRLLNHSQVKSLNHSQVKSLLSDEHFSVDGTLIEAWASQKSFRPKDGSGDDDDGANFHGQKRKNDTHASTSDPDSRLYRKAAGREAKLCYMGHATMENRHGLAVAGRVTHANGTAERRASETMLKARRKAAGRRITVGEDKAYDTADHVANLRAIGVTPHVTQNQAVTKTGKNRNSAIDERTTRHPGYGMSQSRRAMVECIFGWGKQHGTMRKTKHRGIGRVAADFLLNLIAYNLIRIPKLLAA
- a CDS encoding c-type cytochrome; translated protein: MTPCLANQARILAVGFLLGLSASSEAADSSGLRNRGKAILQQNCGRCHAIEAAGESPLKQAPPMRDIYARFAPRELQAELKEGMVSRHRAMPQIDFSDEDVDAILAYLYALATQK
- a CDS encoding GNAT family N-acetyltransferase, with the translated sequence MYRIREVDGHDDEVADTLTDLHRLTFFDGASMPEFDLGHWWLGFHEAIPIAFAGMVPSTRAHNSGYFCRIGVLKKHRGNALQLRLTRALESRARRNGWSFVVSDTTDNPASANNLIRAGYRLYQPSYPWGYPNTLYWRKSIR
- a CDS encoding ABC transporter substrate-binding protein codes for the protein MKTARFVLTLLVLSLVAPLQSAKAADVICYNCPPEWADWASMLKAIKADLSYDIPHDNKNSGQALAQILAEKSNPVGDIGYFGVTFGMKAKAQDALEPYKPAKWDQVAAGLKDADGYWTTIHSGTLGLFVNKDALGGKPAPACWKDLLKPDYKGMVGYLDPSSAAVGYVGAVAINMALGGSAANFDPAITFFKELRKNDPIVPKQTSYARVVSGEMPILLDYDFNAYRAKYSEKGSFEFVIPCEGSVTYPYVVGLVKNAPDKDKAKKVLDYLLSDKGQAIWTNAYLRPARPIELPEAVKKKFLPDSDYARAKNVDWGQMETMQKGFVDRYLAEVR
- a CDS encoding ABC transporter permease; translated protein: MPNRFFVWLCLLPLAVLTAAFFLLPMARLVVTGAEGPQGMAGYLAILAEPRYRATLINTVLLAAATTIVTLVIATIAGMFLQRHRFPGRAVLIAMLTFPLAFPGVVVGFLIILLAGRQGLIGDFSNRMFGDKLVFAYSIYGLFLGYLYFSIPRVILTIMAAVQKLDVGLEEAARSLGASPWAVQRDVVLPALGPAFLASGAIAFATAMGAFGTAFTLATNIDVLPMLIYTEFTLAANFATSAALSVGLGIIAWAILALARSFSGSAVAAAG
- a CDS encoding ABC transporter permease, with amino-acid sequence MRDCLIFVGQLLFTLLVAAFLVVPAILSISAGVTVNYFRGIQSGVTLQWVFQVWDLYAGTILLSFLIAFATLAVTLIAGVPAAYALHVRGGRLSRIVEEIITLPLAIPGLAIALALLFTYQGFSDFRRSWLFILTGHVIFTMPFMVRSVMAVFATVDIKTLDEGAASLGASPWRRFYDVIVPNAVPGILAGSLMVVTLSLGEFNLTWMLHTPLTKTLPIGLADSYASMRLEVASAYTLIFFVMIIPLLVAMQMFADKEQQR